In Alkalimarinus alittae, the DNA window AGCCTTTGGAATAAAGGTCAAAGTCTGAAGTGGCGTCCACACCTAACAAGTAGCAGCATAGGACAACAACAAAAGCGGCCAAAGAGAAAAAGCTGGCCGTTTTTGTTGTTGCCCATGTGCAAAGCGTTATGTGTAAGTAGAGTATTGAGATATGGAATTCCAAACGATCCCGGTTTTACGAATATTTGATGTAGAAAAGGCTAATGAATTCTACCTAGAGTTTCTTGGCATGACCTTGGATTGGGAGCATCGCTTTGAAAAAGGTGCCCCAATTTATATGCAGGTATCAAAAGGTAATTTAGTATTACATCTTAGTGAGCATTCTGGTGATTGCACACCAGGAGGCAAAGTCTTTTTAAATGTCAGTGACTTTGACTCACTATTCAAAGAAATAACTTCCCGAAAGTATAAATACAACAAGCCTTCAGTAGAGTTAGCTCCATGGGGCAGTCGGACTTTCACTGTTATCGATCCATGTTCTAATAAGTTACTTTTTAATGAACTATCAAACACATAACAATCAGCAGCAAGGGACAACAACAAAAGCGGCCAAAGAGAAAAAGCCGGCCGTTTTTGTTGTTGCCCATGTGCAAAGCGTTATATTTTTTAATAGGAGCATAAATTGAAGGAAGGGGAGCCATCATGGATAGCACTTATTTACCCAGTTATTGCTATTCCTTTCAAATTACTAGCTCGTTATTTACCTCTACCAATAGCTATTTATTCATTTTTTGAAAGCAGTTGGTCACCAGTTTTGGTATACCTAGTTATAGTGGTGGTAGGTCTTGTTATTCTTCACTATTTTGAGAAATATACGTTAAAGAAGGTAAATGGTTGTTCAACTGAAATATAACAAGGCCAAGCAACATCAGCCATTTCATGGCTTGGACAGCCTTGCAGTCGTGCTTTTTGTGCATGGCTTCGCCATTGTTGCACAAAAATCACAACTACAAGTCTGCCGTTGTTGGCAGCGTTAGGTGTGCTAAATCCTTGTATTTGTAGTGTATATTTTAAATGTTTGTAGGTATTCGAACCAAACTCAGTGCAAAAGTTAAGCATTGAAAGTACCGTACTTTACTACGCTTTAGTTGTGGGGCAGCCCACATTAGCGATTAAAAATAGAGTTCAAAATTCTTCGCTTCAGTCTTTGTGCAAAATGGATAAAGTGGAGTAAATATTAAACGGTGTGAGTCACGGGAATAAGAGCCTTTGGAGCAAGTATCAAAGTCCGAAGTGGCGTCCACACCTAACAAAAAGCATCATAGGACAACAACAAAAGCGGCCAAAGAGCCGGCCACTTTTATTGTTGCCCATGTGCAAAGCGTTAGGTGTCTTAAAGTTCAGTGGCGACGGTGTTTCGGATTGAAAAAAGTGTACGTTTGCCATAATAATTAGTGCAAAAGTTAAGCACCGAAAGTGCCGCTCAGTAATCCACTTGGGTTGTGGGGCCTCTCGCATTAACGTTAGTATTTTGAGTTTAAAATTCTTCGCTCAGTTCGTCGTGCAAAATGGATAGAGCGGAATAAAGATTAAAGTGTTGTTAGGGGGAGTGAGGAACTTCGGGGAAATATCAAAGTCCGAAGTGAATTGAACACCTAACAAAAAGCTCAAAAGGACAAATATTCGCTGTCACTTTTTATGCAAAGAGCCGCATAAAAACCGCCATCAAACATTTGCCCATTAGCTGGGCGTTAGGTGTGCTACCAGTCAGTATTTATGGCGGTTTTGGTTTAAAGCGTGTGCGGTTTCGAACCAAAACCAGTGCAAAAGTGAAGCATTGAAAGTACCGTACTTTAATACGCTTGAGTTGTGGGGCATCCCACATTAACGATTGAAATTAGCGTTTAAAATTCTTCGCTTCAGTCTTCGTGCAAAAAGGATGAAGTGGAGTAAATATTAGAAGGTATGGATCACGGGAATAAGAGACTTTGGAGAAAGTATCAAAGTCCGAAGTGACTTCCACACCTAACCAATAGCAGCATAGGACAACAACAAAAGCGGCCAAAGAGCCGGCCGCTTTTGTTGTTGCCCATGTGCAAGGCGTTAGGTGTGCTACCAGACTGTATTTATGGTGTTTTTGTTTTAAATAATGTGCGGTTTCGATCCAAATTCAGTGCAAAAGTTAAGTGCTGAAAGTGC includes these proteins:
- a CDS encoding VOC family protein, which encodes MEFQTIPVLRIFDVEKANEFYLEFLGMTLDWEHRFEKGAPIYMQVSKGNLVLHLSEHSGDCTPGGKVFLNVSDFDSLFKEITSRKYKYNKPSVELAPWGSRTFTVIDPCSNKLLFNELSNT